TTGTTCGCAACGCAAGCACCGGGGCGTGGCAAATGTAGTAGAACTTATGGTGTACGTCACGTCCACGCCAACGATGTCGTGGGCTTGACGGTCAACCGTTCAAATAACTCAATACACAACAGAGAACATCCACAAAGGGGTAGAAGTTCAATGAAGGCACGCGGAGCAGTCCTGTCCAGGCGAAGCGCTCACACGGCTACGGTTACCGACTGGAAGACACTGAAAGTTGGCGAGCGGGTGGAAGTGGTCAAATACGCCCACGTGATTGCCGCCGGTCGGATCGAGGAGATTTCCAGCAGCGGAAATGTGGTGTGGCTTGAGCATGCAGGCCCCGGGGTTACCGAAGAGGGCAAGGAATTGTTCATGAAGTCCGACGGCGTCACTCTCCGCCGGGCCTAGCTTAAACAGAAACCGGGGCTCGGTCCCTTCCGCGGGTAGTAGATGCGGAAAGGAACGGGCCCCGGTTTTTTGTTCGCTGCCGAAAGTGCCGTCAGGGGTGGCAGTTAGGCAGCGAGGACTTCGTGGGTCTGACCGAAGGGAACGGATTCGTCCAGCGCCACGGTGTAGGTGCCGGGCTCGTGCCGGGTCACCAGTATGCCGCAGTTAGTGTCTGCTGCTGCGTTTGCAATCAGGGCATCCACGGCGCGGTCGAGTCCGTCGTGGATCTCGTCTGCCTTGGAAAAGGACAGGCGAATCTCGCGTTCTGCAATCATTGCAGGGGTCATTGGGGGCCTCCTATTACGTGCCGCATGCGAGGGCGACCCATCAATCATAGTCGGTGGGAGCTTAGTATTTGTAAGATGACTGGCAGGTAAGTGACCTGGGTCTCATCGGCGGACCATGGCGCGGAGCAGTTTGACGGCAACTGAAAGGGCCGCGATATCCACCGGACCAGGCTTAATGGCCTCCTGAATGGTCTCCTGAATCCGTGCCAGCTGCTCGATGTTGCCCCGTTCCCAGTCCGTGATTCGTTCCACTGGATCAGTCGCGGCAGAGGACCGTGAAGTGTGCTTGACCACGGCCTTGGTCATGTCCGCGAGGACCAGATACATGTCATCCCTCAGGGCGGCCCTCGCCAAGGACTCCCAGTGAGTGTCCCGGGGGAGCATGGTGATGTGTTCCAACAGAGGTATGGCGGAGATACGCTCAAAAACGGCGAAATAGACCTCCGCCACGGCCTCTGCCGGTTCCTGCAATTCCTCGGCAATGGCCGAGATATCCAGGAGTCCGTAACTCACCAGAAGTTCTGACGCGCGAATCCCAAGATGATGGGGGAGTCCCACAGCGTCGGTGTGTGCCAGCCGTTTCTGCGAGTGTGCCAGATTGATGCCGTGCAGGAAACGCGTGAAGTTGGCCCGCATCAAGGACATGGGGTTTTCCAGCCGCGTCAGCGCGTCGGAGACGGGCTTGTCCCGGAAATCGTGGGTGACATACCAGCGGACGGAGCGGTCGAGCAGGCGCCGCATGTCCAAGGCAACAGCGGCTCCATGCTCGCTGGGGGTGCTGGCAGGAAGTTGGGCGATTGCCTCGGCCACTGAGTCGAAGCCCCAGATCTGCCGCATCACCACGAATCCGCGGGCAACCGCTGCCGCCGAGACCGTGGTCTCTTCCATGGCCCTGAAAGCGAAGGCGATGCCACCCATATTGATCATGTCGTTAGCCACCACGGTTGCCACGATTTCCCTGCGCAGCGGATGGGTGGAGAGAAGTTCGCCGAAACGTTCGGATACCTGCCGCGGAAAGTACTCGTGGAGCGTCTTGGAGAACCAGGGATCGTCGGAGAGTCCTCCATCGGTCAACTCACGGGCCAGCTCAATCTTCGCGTAGGCGGCCAAGACGGCGAGCTCCGGTGTGGTGAGTCCCTTTCCGGTGAGGACGCGCGACCTCAGCTCCTTGTTGCTGGGAAGGAATTCGAGACCCCGGTCCAGATCAGTGACGGATTCCAGCCAGTCCATGGTCCGCTCGAAGCTGGGGCTCCACTCCAGCGCCAATTGCTTGTCGTTGAGCAGCAGGACATTTTGTTGGTGGTTGGTTTGCAGGACAAGCCGTGCCACCTCACCTTGCAGCGAGTGCAGGAAGGGGGCGCGTTCCTTCACGGACATCCTGCCGGCGGCGATCATCCGGTCGAGGAAGATCTTGATGTTCACTTCATGGTCGGAACAATCCACTCCCGCCGAATTGTCGATCGCGTCAGTGTTCACCAGGATGCCCGCCAGTGCAGCCTCGATCCTGCCGCGCTGTGTGACGCCAAGGTTGCCGCCCTCAGCCACGATGTGGGTGCGGAGCTGGTTGGCGTCCACCCGGATGGCGTCATTGGACTTATCCCCGACGTCGGCATGGGACTCTGTTGATGCCTTGATGTAAGTGCCGATTCCGCCGTTATAGAGGAGATCGACCGGGGCCATGAGGATCGCCCGGAGAAGCTCGGGCGGGCTCATCACCAACTGGCCACCGGGATCGGCGCCTTCTTCCATGCCCAAGGCGAGCCGGACCTCTTCCGTGATCAGGATGGATTTATCCGTGCGCGCGAACACGCCGCCGCCGGGGCTTAGCTTGGTGCGATCGTAGTCAGCCCAGCTGGAGCGGGGGAGTTTGAAGAGGCGTTCCCGCTCGGCGAAAGACTCTCCCGGGTCCGGGGTCGGGTCCAGGAAGATGTGGCGGTGATCGAAGGCGGCCACCAGCTTGATGTGCTGGGACAGGAGCATGCCGTTCCCGAATACGTCGCCGCTCATATCGCCGATCCCCACCACCGTGAAGTCCTCGGCACGGGAGTCGATCATGAGTTCGCTGAAGTGATGCCTTACGGATTCCCACGCGCCGCGGGCCGTGATGCCCATCTGCTTGTGGTCGTAGCCCACGGAGCCGCCGGAGGCGAAGGCATCACCCAGCCAGAAGCCGTATTCCGCCGATAACGCATTGGCTATGTCCGAGAATGCTGCAGTTCCCTTATCCGCCGCGACCACCAGGTAGTAATCGTCCCTGTCGTGCCGCACCACGCGAGGGGGCGCGACCACATGACCGTTGGTGCCGCCGTCGGAATCCGGTACCAGGTTGTCCGTGACATCCAGCAGGCCCCGGATGAATGTCCTGTAGCTTTCTTGTCCCTCCGCCAACCACGCCGCACGATCCTCTGCCGGGTCCGGAAGCCGCTTCGGGAAGAAACCGCCCTTGGCTCCCGTAGGCACAATCACCGCATTCTTGACAGTCTGGGCCTTCACGAGCCCCAGGATCTCCGTGCGGAAGTCCTCCCGCCGATCGGACCAGCGCAGCCCGCCGCGGGCAAGTGGCCCAAAACGGAGGTGAACGCCCTCAACCCTGGGCGAGTAAACCCAGATCTCGAACTTGGGCCGGGGGAGCGGGGCGGCCGGGATGAGGGATGGATTGAGTTTGAAGCTGAGGTACGGCTTGTCCACGTAGAAATTGCTGCGCAACGTAGCTTCCACAAGGCTCGCGAGGGAGCGCAGCAGGCGGTCGGCATCGAGGACGGGGACGGCGTCGATCGCTTCGGCCAGCCTTTCCCGCGCCGCATGGATCGCCTGTGTTCTGTGGCTCAGCGCGCTGCTGTCCGCCTCGAAGACGTCCCCTTCTGCTGTGCCAGGGGTGGAGAGTTCGGGGTCAAAGAGGTCTGGAGTGAAGTTGTCTGGATCGAACTTCGCCTCGAACAGCTCCAAAAGCGCATGTGTCGCAGTGGGGTTCCCGCCCAACGTGTCCGCGATGAATCCGTACGAGTTGGTGCTTCCAAGTTGACGCAGATACTTGGCGTACGCCCGCAGGATGGCCACCCGACGCCAGTCGATGCGCTCCCTGATGACCAAGGCATCGAAGGCGTCCGACTCCGCATCACCGCGCATCGCCGCGCAAAACGAACCCGCCAACAGCTTACCGGTGGCAAGGGGGTCCACGCCGCGCGGGTACCTGAGTCCGAGGTCGTAGAGGAAGAACTGCCTGCCATCCGCGCGCTGCACGTCGAACGGACGCTGGTCCAGGACCTTCAAGCCGAGATTATGAAAGAACGGGAGGATCTGGGTGAGGCTCTGGGGCCGGGTCAGGTAGACCCGGATACGGGCATCCTCGGTGAGGACGGCCGTGCCAGGCCGGGTGTAGACACTCAATAGCGGGTCGGTTTCCACGCTGTGGGTCGGCGGGAAGCTCTCAAACTTCGAGATGTCCTCAACAGCGTCCTCAACTTCGTAATCCGCCTTGTAGCTGGCCGGGAATGCGGCGGCCCATTGATGTGACAGCCTGGCCGCTTCCTCCGAGGGATACCGCGCCTGCAGCGCCTCGGCCAGCCCTTGCGCCCAGGACCTCGTGGCGGCGATGATCCGCGGCTCCAGGACTGAGGCATCCACGACGCCGGGAATCCCGTCACGTAGCGACGTCGCGTTGGGCAGCAGCACACGGAAAAACACGCGAGCCATGGCCGATTCGCCCAAGCGAAGTTCGAACTCGATGGAATCCGAACCAAAGGCTTCCCGGAGTTCCCGCTCGATATTGAGCCTGACGGCCGTGCTGTAGCGGCGCCTGGGCAGGAACACGAGCGCGGTCATGAACCGGCCGTACGAGTCCGGGCGGAGGAACAATCGTGTGCTGTGGCGGTCCTGGAGGCGCAAGATCTCACGGGCATGGGTGACAAGCTGTTCGGCGTCGATGTGGAACAGTTCGTCGCGGGGATAGGCCTCGAGGACAGCCAGCAGTTCCTTGCCATGATGGGAACTTGCGGGGTAGCCGAATGCCCTCAACACTTCCTTCACGGTGTCGCGGATGACCGGGATCTGCTGCGCGGAGCGGGTTGTGGAGCTGGGGGAGAAGAGCCCTACGAAGGTGTGCGCGATGGCGCCTGTGTCGCCTTCGGTCACCAGGGTGATTTCGTCGAGGTAGGCCCGGCGAAGGACGGTGGAACGCTGGGTGGACTTGGTCAGCGTGAGAGTGGGAGTGGGAGTGGGAGTGGCTGTTGCTGCTGCGCTTGCGTGAGGACGTGGCGTTGGCTCGGTGTCCCGGAGAAGCCCCAACCCGGAGGTCCCCCGACACCCCAGGAACACAAAGTTCCCATCCTCCAGCCAACGGAGTAGTTCCTGGGCTTCGCGGGCCGTCCGATCTGTCTTTGCCGCCTCATCCAGTGCCCGGATCTCCCGGGCCAGCTCTTCCCGGATGGCTGCCTCATCCTCCGCCGCGGCACGGACATCGTCCAGGACCTTCTGCAGCCGGCCCACCAGCATCTCCGCGCTCGCCTCATCCGGCAGCCGGGGGATTTCGATGGCCGTCCACGCTTCGGTGAGGAGTCCGCCGTCGTGGTTCTGTTGGGTGGCCCGCGAGCCGGGGGAGCCGGCAGCGGAAGGTTCGACGCCGGCGGGGAGCCCCGTGCGCTGCGGTCCCCTGTGGATTCCGGTCAGGCGGTGGGTGGCTGGATCGCGCGTGACGCTGAAGGTGGGGTGGACCAGGAGCCGGAGGGCGGCGGTGTCACGGGCGATCTCGGCAGTCACGGAGGGAAGCAGGTAGGGCATGTCGTCCGAAACGATGGCCAGCAGGCTGGCATCCGGTTCGTGCAGGATCCCGATGACGGCTTGCCCGGGCTCGCGGCGCTCGGCCAGGGACCGGTGGTATCGGGCGCGTTCCAGCAGCGTTTCAGGCGTGTAGTTTCGGACGTCGTCCTCAGCCACATGCTCGTAGTAGTCGGTCAGGAATCCGTCCGTCGGTCCCATACTGGGTGACATGTCGTGCGCCTCCGCTGCGCAAAGGAGCGGACGTGCGTTGCGGCCCGGCGAAGTCCCTGCGCCTCATTTCATGATCGCTGGGGACGGGCCGGGGGTAAACCCCTAAAGCGGGGAGCCGGCCCCAAGACGTGGTGGCGGGATTCGAACCCGCGTGCGCTGCTTTGCAGGCAGCTCCCTGGCCTCTCGGGTACACCACGTGCAAACGACACTAGGTGCCGGACCGCGGCCGGATCAAAGTTCATTTCCCCGGCTTTCGCAGGGCTACGAATGGTGTCCCAGGGCTACGGGTTGGCGTCGCCGCGCTAAGGGAAAGTTGCCCTGCGTTGCCTCCCGTGACGGCGCTCCGTGAGCATGCGGATCCTTGGCTTGCTCGTTGATCGCAAGGTTCAAGGGCGGGAGTCTCGGACAAGCGCGGGATCCGTGCCTTCCCGCCGCCGCGAACGTAGCCCGGCCACTTTGAAAACCCCGGACGCCACCAAGAGTGTCAATATGGCCGCCGCCATGTGCGTGTAGAGCATGAGGTGGACCGAGCCGCCACTTGGGGCCGCACCGTTAGCCGGCGCACCCGCGGCAGGAGACGTAGCCTGACCGCCGTGCAAGTGATCCAGGATTCCGCTGCCGGGGAAGTATCCGCCAAAGGCGTCAAAGCCCAGATGCAGCAACTGCTGGGCCACGCCGGACAGGAGCAGCAGTAACAACGGCCCATGCACCCAGCGGGCAAGCAGTTGGGCGGCCAGGCAGCCGAGCGCGGCGAGGCACAGGAGCACGGGTATGGCTGGTGCGCTGCCTCCGGCGACCATATGCGCAGCCAAGCCCAGGGCCACAGCTGCCAGCCCTGCAACCCAAGCCAACTTCTCCTGCACAAGTGGTGTGCGCATCGCAGTCCCTTCCTCCACACAGGCTATGTGGAGGAAGCCGGGCGGAAAAGGGGCCCGGGAGCTAAGCGAGGAGCGTGTTCACCAACCGTGCCGCAACCTTCGCGGTCCGGGAGTCGATGTCGAACTCCGGATTCAGCTCGGCCACGTCCAGGTGCAGCAACTTTCCGCTGGCAGCCACTTGCCGGCAGATCGCGCTGATCACCGGCAACGGCACACCGTAGGCGGCCGGCGCGCTCACCCCGGGGGCCACCGACGCCGGCATCACATCCAGGTCGATGGTCAGGTACAGCACGTCCACTCCCGCCAGGAAGTCAGCGACGAAGACCTCCGCAGCTTCCGGCGTGCACAGCTCATCAAGCAGGTACTTCACGCCCAGGTCCCGGGCGGTGTTGAAGAGCGTCCGCGTGTTGTTGGGCTCCGAAATTCCGACGACGGCGTACTGCAGTTCGCGTCCCGCGGCAGCTTCCGCGTGGGCCATTTGCAGGAACGGCGTGCCCGAGCTCGGCGTCGGCTCGTCCCGCAAGTCAAAGTGCGCGTCCAGGTTCAGCACACCCAAACGCTTGCCCCGGACCGCTTCAGAACCGGCCACGCCCAGATAGCTGGCGAACGCGGTCTCGTGGCCGCCGCCAA
This genomic interval from Paenarthrobacter aurescens TC1 contains the following:
- a CDS encoding hypothetical protein (identified by Glimmer2; putative), which produces MMGIFVTPRSLFATQAPGRGKCSRTYGVRHVHANDVVGLTVNRSNNSIHNREHPQRGRSSMKARGAVLSRRSAHTATVTDWKTLKVGERVEVVKYAHVIAAGRIEEISSSGNVVWLEHAGPGVTEEGKELFMKSDGVTLRRA
- a CDS encoding hypothetical protein (identified by Glimmer2; putative); this translates as MTPAMIAEREIRLSFSKADEIHDGLDRAVDALIANAAADTNCGILVTRHEPGTYTVALDESVPFGQTHEVLAA
- a CDS encoding hypothetical protein (identified by Glimmer2; putative) → MRTPLVQEKLAWVAGLAAVALGLAAHMVAGGSAPAIPVLLCLAALGCLAAQLLARWVHGPLLLLLLSGVAQQLLHLGFDAFGGYFPGSGILDHLHGGQATSPAAGAPANGAAPSGGSVHLMLYTHMAAAILTLLVASGVFKVAGLRSRRREGTDPALVRDSRP
- the hutG gene encoding formimidoylglutamase (identified by match to protein family HMM PF00491; match to protein family HMM TIGR01227) produces the protein METTPLTVDVSPTPWTGRFDGEGNEHRRWWQAVAPHTVCAAAEASRPAVVLGFCSDAGVLRNKGRVGAAAAPAAIRSALGPLAFHLDRDVFDAGDVVVEDDSLEAGQERAGLAISGLLDAGNLTVVLGGGHETAFASYLGVAGSEAVRGKRLGVLNLDAHFDLRDEPTPSSGTPFLQMAHAEAAAGRELQYAVVGISEPNNTRTLFNTARDLGVKYLLDELCTPEAAEVFVADFLAGVDVLYLTIDLDVMPASVAPGVSAPAAYGVPLPVISAICRQVAASGKLLHLDVAELNPEFDIDSRTAKVAARLVNTLLA